The Danio rerio strain Tuebingen ecotype United States chromosome 1, GRCz12tu, whole genome shotgun sequence genome includes a region encoding these proteins:
- the rtn4rl2a gene encoding reticulon-4 receptor-like 2a precursor (The RefSeq protein has 1 substitution compared to this genomic sequence): METSTFTRSQRSSFAHNFKSALSLWLVVWLVVVKPVPAQNCPHRCVCYPTPMTVSCQAQNFTIVPHGMPYESQRVFLQNNRITELRVGSFAFGTQVLWLFSNNITWIEAGAFSELRDLEELDLGDNPNLHRLEGGAFRGLEKLQSLHMHRCKLAALPHDIFHKLYSLQFLYLQENQLHFIQDDLFADLINLSQLFLHGNRIRTLSENVFRGLVNLDRLLLHDNRVRQVNRRAFRDLGQLTMLFLFNNSLAELPGQAMRDVSSIEFLRLNNNPWACGCEARPLWEFFRGARLSSSEVLCASPASRRGQDLRFLREMDFALCPLPDPGSLAGTTTTTFSTKTRWWFSKNKPVSTSKGIFEKSSETKAHPYTGGKSSVTSTSTKYELGEEEALLPKLDPEEYWANYGNEDAGITSLRCFELECPPEFDSLPPSSSSSRSSSSTFLLLSMSVLTVCIHLLFG, translated from the exons ATGGAAACATCAACTTTTACGCGGAGCCAACGCAGCTCCTTTGCGCACAACTTTAAGA GCGCGCTCTCGCTCTGGCTGGTTGTCTGGCTGGTCGTGGTAAAGCCGGTGCCTGCGCAGAACTGCCCGCACCGGTGTGTGTGTTATCCGACCCCAATGACGGTGAGCTGCCAGGCGCAGAACTTTACCATTGTACCCCACGGCATGCCCTACGAATCCCAGCGCGTTTTTCTGCAGAACAACCGCATTACTGAACTGAGAGTGGGGTCTTTTGCTTTTGGCACACAG GTTTTGTGGCTCTTCTCCAACAACATCACTTGGATTGAGGCCGGTGCATTCAGTGAGTTGCGCGATCTGGAGGAGCTCGATCTAGGTGACAACCCAAACCTGCACCGCCTTGAGGGTGGAGCTTTCCGGGGCCTAGAGAAGCTCCAGAGCCTCCACATGCACCGCTGCAAACTGGCTGCCCTTCCCCACGACATCTTTCACAAGCTCTACAGCCTGCAGTTCCTCTACCTGCAGGAGAACCAGCTCCACTTCATACAGGATGATCTCTTCGCCGACCTGATCAACCTCAGCCAGCTCTTCCTGCATGGCAACCGCATCCGCACCCTGTCCGAAAATGTGTTTCGTGGCCTAGTCAACCTCGATCGACTGCTCCTGCATGACAACAGGGTCCGTCAGGTCAACCGCCGTGCCTTCCGGGACCTGGGCAGGCTGACCATGCTCTTCCTCTTCAACAACTCTCTGGCGGAGCTGCCCGGTCAGGCCATGCGTGACGTCTCCTCCATAGAGTTCCTCCGGCTGAACAACAACCCCTGGGCGTGTGGCTGCGAGGCTCGCCCCCTGTGGGAGTTCTTCAGAGGTGCCCGTCTGTCCAGCTCCGAGGTTCTGTGTGCTTCCCCAGCTTCTCGCCGTGGACAGGACCTGCGCTTTCTTAGGGAGATGGACTTCGCCCTGTGCCCCCTTCCCGACCCCGGCTCCCTGGCtggcaccaccaccaccaccttcAGCACCAAGACCCGCTGGTGGTTCTCCAAGAACAAGCCTGTCAGCACCTCCAAAGGTATCTTTGAGAAGAGCTCCGAGACCAAGGCACATCCCTACACTGGAGGAAAATCTTCAGTCACATCTACATCCACAAAATATGAGCTTGGCGAGGAAGAAGCTCTGCTTCCCAAGCTCGACCCAGAAGAGTATTGGGCCAACTATGGCAATGAAGATGCAGGCATCACCTCCCTGCGCTGCTTTGAGCTTGAGTGCCCTCCAGAATTCGACTCTCTGCCACCATCTTCCTCGTCTTCTCGCTCCTCGTCTTCAACATTCTTGCTACTCTCCATGTCTGTTTTGACTGTCTGCATCCACCTTCTCTTTGGCTGA